The genomic DNA TCCCTCCCGGCCGACGAGGTGCTGCGCGGCACCGCCGTCGACGTGGACATCGAGGGGCGGATCGTGGTGCAGGACGCGGCGGGGAGCAGGCACGTGCTCTCCGCCGGCGACGTCACCCACCTCCGGCCGGCCTGAGCCGTGGGTTTCCCCGCGAAGGCGCTCGTCGACGACGAGCGCGTCCTCCTGCACACCCGCCCGCACGCCACCCGGATGATCGTGCCGGTGCTCGTGCTGTTCGCCGCGTGCGCCGCGGCGGGCGTCGCGCTGGGCCTGCTCAGCCGCGCCAGGCTCGACGGCGCGCTGCCCGACTGGCTGCTGCTCGCCATCGTCGTGGTGTGGGTGCTGATCGTCGGCTGGTTCACGGTGCGCCCGTGGGCGGTCTGGCGCGCGACCCACCTCGTCGTCACCGACCTGCGGATCATGTTCCGCTC from Tsukamurella paurometabola includes the following:
- a CDS encoding PH domain-containing protein, whose protein sequence is MGFPAKALVDDERVLLHTRPHATRMIVPVLVLFAACAAAGVALGLLSRARLDGALPDWLLLAIVVVWVLIVGWFTVRPWAVWRATHLVVTDLRIMFRSGIVRRRGIDIPLRRINSVQYHQRLVDRALRSGVLTVESAGEDPLDFPDVPRIAATHALLVDALDDADDYRGRDGGSAEYPRRS